The following are from one region of the Silurus meridionalis isolate SWU-2019-XX chromosome 25, ASM1480568v1, whole genome shotgun sequence genome:
- the gjb1a gene encoding connexin 27.5 codes for MNWATFYAVISGGSRNSTALGRVWLSVLFMFRVLVLVVAAESVWSDEREQFTCNTQQPGCNSVCYDHFFPISHTRLWTLQLILVASAALLVHMHIVHRKHLQKKLRRCHMGPGELERIGARATEITGAIWWTYILSLLVRVAFESAFLYLFYAIYPGYRMFRLVKCDAYPCPNTVDCFVSRPTEKTIFTIFMLSISGVCVLLNIAEIVFLIARAVSKHLNSSDQVHMGAWISHKLFSY; via the coding sequence ATGAACTGGGCGACGTTCTACGCAGTGATAAGTGGTGGGAGTCGTAACTCCACGGCTCTGGGGCGGGTGTGGCTCTCAGTGCTGTTCATGTTCCGcgtgttggtgttggtggtggcGGCAGAGAGCGTGTGGAGCGACGAACGTGAGCAGTTCACATGTAACACGCAGCAGCCAGGTTGCAACAGCGTGTGCTACGACCACTTCTTTCCCATTTCACATACCCGCCTGTGGACACTGCAGCTCATCCTGGTGGCCAGCGCTGCTCTGCTGGTACACATGCACATCGTGCACCGAAAACACTTGCAGAAGAAGCTGCGGCGCTGCCATATGGGTCCAGGCGAGCTGGAGCGGATTGGTGCACGGGCCACGGAGATCACCGGCGCCATCTGGTGGACCTACATCCTCAGCCTGTTGGTGCGTGTTGCCTTCGAGTCGGCCTTCCTCTACCTGTTCTACGCAATCTACCCTGGCTACAGGATGTTCCGCCTGGTCAAATGTGATGCCTACCCCTGTCCCAACACCGTTGACTGTTTTGTCTCACGTCCCACAGAGAAAACCATCTTCACCATCTTCATGTTGTCCATCTCAGGAGTGTGTGTCCTCCTCAACATCGCGGAGATTGTTTTCCTCATCGCCCGTGCTGTCAGCAAACACCTCAACTCCAGCGACCAGGTGCACATGGGAGCCTGGATCAGCCACAAACTCTTCTCCTACTAG
- the mtmr2 gene encoding myotubularin-related protein 2 isoform X4 encodes MEECSSDESLNSRQLSAHSLSSSRSRSERCSPARTPTAPISDPDISTPLSQDHLELLVNEVVEIETKDVTYICPFVGAVRGTLTITNYRLFFRSVTREPVFVLDLPLGVISKVEKIGGASNRGDVSYGLICKDMRNLRFVHKQPDDSLKKSVFDVMSKFAFPLSNNLSLFAFEYNQVFPENGWKVFDALAEYKRQGLPNESWRISKVNDRYELCDSYPAALVVPVTVTDDELRRVATFRARGRIPVLSWLHPQSQAAVVRSGQPMSGVSGKRCRDDEKLLQAVMDANAQSHKLFIFDARPSSNATANKMKGGGYESEDAYQNAELVFLDIHNIHVMRESLRKLKEVVYPNIEESHWLSNLKATHWLEHIKVILAGAVKMAEKVECSKTSVVIHCSDGWDRTAQLSSLCMLMLDSHFRTIRGFQILIEKEWVSYGHRFQQRVGHGDQNHTDADRSPIFLQFIDCVWQITQQFPAAFEFNEYFLLTLLDHLYSCLFGTFLFNSEQQRVTEEAQKRTVSLWSFINSQWEEFVNPLYVHYDTHVLFPSVSIRHLQLWTSYYIRWNPRLRPQEPLHQRYKELLAKKAELQKRMEELQREVVNRASASPERAGSPTVPAPTINTFI; translated from the exons aTGGAGGAGTGCAGCAGTGATGAGAGTTTAAACTCCAGGCAGCTCAGCGCTCACAGCCTCAGCAG CAGCAGGTCTCGCTCAGAGCGCTGTTCCCCTGCCAGAACCCCCACAGCCCCCATTTCTGATCCAGACATCTCCACACCTCTCAGCCAG gaTCATTTGGAGTTATTAGTGAATGAAGTTGTAGAGATtgaga cGAAAGATGTGACCTACATTTGTCCGTTTGTGGGAGCTGTGCGAGgcacactgaccatcaccaaCTACAGACTGTTCTTCAGATCCGTCACCCgg gagcctgtgtttgtgttggaTCTCCCTCTTGGGGTGATCAGCAAAGTTGAGAAGATTGGAGGAGCCTCCAATAGAGGAGACGTCTCATACGGCCTCATctgcaag gacatgAGGAACCTGCGGTTTGTCCATAAGCAACCGGACGACTCATTaaagaaatcagtgtttgatgTGATGAGCAAGTTTGCCTTCCCACTGTCCAACAACCTG tctCTGTTTGCATTTGAGTATAATCAGGTTTTCCCAGAGAACGGCTGGAAAGTTTTTGATGCTTTAGCGGAGTACAAGAGAcag ggtcTGCCCAATGAGAGTTGGAGGATCTCTAAGGTGAATGATCGTTATGAGTTGTGTGACTCGTATCCCGCTGCACTGGTTGTCCCGGTAACCGTTACTGACGATGAACTGCGACGTGTTGCGACCTTCAGGGCCAGAGGTCGTATTCCG gtgttgtcATGGCTGCACCCTCAGAGTCAGGCTGCAGTGGTACGGTCGGGACAGCCCATGTCTGGTGTGAGTGGGAAACGCTGTAGAGATGATGAGAAGCTGCTGCAGGCTGTCATGGACGCCAACGCACAGTCTCACAAACTGTTCATCTTTGATGCACGTCCCAGCAGTAACGCCACAGCAAACAag atgaAGGGAGGAGGGTATGAGAGTGAAGATGCTTATCAGAACGCTGAGCTCGTCTTCCTCGATATACACAACATTCATGTGATGCGTGAGTCACTACGGAAACTAAAGGAGGTGGTCTATCCCAACATCGAGGAATCCCATTGGCTGTCCAACCTCAAAGCCACTCATTGGCTGGAGCACATCAAG gtgataTTAGCAGGTGCAGTGAAGATGGCGGAGAAGGTGGAGTGCAGTAAGACGTCTGTGGTGATCCACTGCAGTGACGGTTGGGACAGAACCGCTCagctctcctctctctgcatgCTGATGCTCGACTCACACTTTAGAACCATCCGGGGATTCCAGATCCTCATCGAGAAGGAGTGGGTGAGCTATGGACACCGCTTCCAGCAg aggGTGGGTCATGGTGATCAGAACCACACCGATGCTGACCGCTCACCCATCTTCCTGCAATTCATTGACTGTGTATGGCAGATAACACAGCAG ttcccTGCAGCGTTTGAATTTAATGAGTACTTCCTTTTGACGTTGCTGGATCACCTGTACAGCTGTCTGTTTGGGACCTTCCTGTTTAACTCTGAACAGCAGAGAGTCACTgag gaggcaCAGAAGCGCACAGTGTCTTTGTGGTCATTCATTAACAGTCAGTGGGAGGAGTTTGTGAATCCTTTGTACGTTCACTACGACACACATGTGTTGTTTCCTTCCGTCTCTATCCGACACTTACAGCTGTGGACCTCCTACTACATCCGCTGGAACCCCCGCCTCAGACCACAg GAGCCGTTGCACCAGCGATATAAAGAGTTGCTTGCGAAGAAGGCGGAGCTTCAGAAACGCATGGAGGAGCTTCAGCGTGAAGTAGTGAATCGTGCATCTGCATCTCCTGAGAGGGCCGGGTCGCCCACTGTCCCCGCCCCTACTATAAACACCTTCATATGA
- the mtmr2 gene encoding myotubularin-related protein 2 isoform X3, with protein sequence MEECSSDESLNSRQLSAHSLSSSSRSRSERCSPARTPTAPISDPDISTPLSQDHLELLVNEVVEIETKDVTYICPFVGAVRGTLTITNYRLFFRSVTREPVFVLDLPLGVISKVEKIGGASNRGDVSYGLICKDMRNLRFVHKQPDDSLKKSVFDVMSKFAFPLSNNLSLFAFEYNQVFPENGWKVFDALAEYKRQGLPNESWRISKVNDRYELCDSYPAALVVPVTVTDDELRRVATFRARGRIPVLSWLHPQSQAAVVRSGQPMSGVSGKRCRDDEKLLQAVMDANAQSHKLFIFDARPSSNATANKMKGGGYESEDAYQNAELVFLDIHNIHVMRESLRKLKEVVYPNIEESHWLSNLKATHWLEHIKVILAGAVKMAEKVECSKTSVVIHCSDGWDRTAQLSSLCMLMLDSHFRTIRGFQILIEKEWVSYGHRFQQRVGHGDQNHTDADRSPIFLQFIDCVWQITQQFPAAFEFNEYFLLTLLDHLYSCLFGTFLFNSEQQRVTEEAQKRTVSLWSFINSQWEEFVNPLYVHYDTHVLFPSVSIRHLQLWTSYYIRWNPRLRPQEPLHQRYKELLAKKAELQKRMEELQREVVNRASASPERAGSPTVPAPTINTFI encoded by the exons aTGGAGGAGTGCAGCAGTGATGAGAGTTTAAACTCCAGGCAGCTCAGCGCTCACAGCCTCAGCAG TAGCAGCAGGTCTCGCTCAGAGCGCTGTTCCCCTGCCAGAACCCCCACAGCCCCCATTTCTGATCCAGACATCTCCACACCTCTCAGCCAG gaTCATTTGGAGTTATTAGTGAATGAAGTTGTAGAGATtgaga cGAAAGATGTGACCTACATTTGTCCGTTTGTGGGAGCTGTGCGAGgcacactgaccatcaccaaCTACAGACTGTTCTTCAGATCCGTCACCCgg gagcctgtgtttgtgttggaTCTCCCTCTTGGGGTGATCAGCAAAGTTGAGAAGATTGGAGGAGCCTCCAATAGAGGAGACGTCTCATACGGCCTCATctgcaag gacatgAGGAACCTGCGGTTTGTCCATAAGCAACCGGACGACTCATTaaagaaatcagtgtttgatgTGATGAGCAAGTTTGCCTTCCCACTGTCCAACAACCTG tctCTGTTTGCATTTGAGTATAATCAGGTTTTCCCAGAGAACGGCTGGAAAGTTTTTGATGCTTTAGCGGAGTACAAGAGAcag ggtcTGCCCAATGAGAGTTGGAGGATCTCTAAGGTGAATGATCGTTATGAGTTGTGTGACTCGTATCCCGCTGCACTGGTTGTCCCGGTAACCGTTACTGACGATGAACTGCGACGTGTTGCGACCTTCAGGGCCAGAGGTCGTATTCCG gtgttgtcATGGCTGCACCCTCAGAGTCAGGCTGCAGTGGTACGGTCGGGACAGCCCATGTCTGGTGTGAGTGGGAAACGCTGTAGAGATGATGAGAAGCTGCTGCAGGCTGTCATGGACGCCAACGCACAGTCTCACAAACTGTTCATCTTTGATGCACGTCCCAGCAGTAACGCCACAGCAAACAag atgaAGGGAGGAGGGTATGAGAGTGAAGATGCTTATCAGAACGCTGAGCTCGTCTTCCTCGATATACACAACATTCATGTGATGCGTGAGTCACTACGGAAACTAAAGGAGGTGGTCTATCCCAACATCGAGGAATCCCATTGGCTGTCCAACCTCAAAGCCACTCATTGGCTGGAGCACATCAAG gtgataTTAGCAGGTGCAGTGAAGATGGCGGAGAAGGTGGAGTGCAGTAAGACGTCTGTGGTGATCCACTGCAGTGACGGTTGGGACAGAACCGCTCagctctcctctctctgcatgCTGATGCTCGACTCACACTTTAGAACCATCCGGGGATTCCAGATCCTCATCGAGAAGGAGTGGGTGAGCTATGGACACCGCTTCCAGCAg aggGTGGGTCATGGTGATCAGAACCACACCGATGCTGACCGCTCACCCATCTTCCTGCAATTCATTGACTGTGTATGGCAGATAACACAGCAG ttcccTGCAGCGTTTGAATTTAATGAGTACTTCCTTTTGACGTTGCTGGATCACCTGTACAGCTGTCTGTTTGGGACCTTCCTGTTTAACTCTGAACAGCAGAGAGTCACTgag gaggcaCAGAAGCGCACAGTGTCTTTGTGGTCATTCATTAACAGTCAGTGGGAGGAGTTTGTGAATCCTTTGTACGTTCACTACGACACACATGTGTTGTTTCCTTCCGTCTCTATCCGACACTTACAGCTGTGGACCTCCTACTACATCCGCTGGAACCCCCGCCTCAGACCACAg GAGCCGTTGCACCAGCGATATAAAGAGTTGCTTGCGAAGAAGGCGGAGCTTCAGAAACGCATGGAGGAGCTTCAGCGTGAAGTAGTGAATCGTGCATCTGCATCTCCTGAGAGGGCCGGGTCGCCCACTGTCCCCGCCCCTACTATAAACACCTTCATATGA
- the mtmr2 gene encoding myotubularin-related protein 2 isoform X1: MEECSSDESLNSRQLSAHSLSSSSRSRSERCSPARTPTAPISDPDISTPLSQVRGKTPAKDHLELLVNEVVEIETKDVTYICPFVGAVRGTLTITNYRLFFRSVTREPVFVLDLPLGVISKVEKIGGASNRGDVSYGLICKDMRNLRFVHKQPDDSLKKSVFDVMSKFAFPLSNNLSLFAFEYNQVFPENGWKVFDALAEYKRQGLPNESWRISKVNDRYELCDSYPAALVVPVTVTDDELRRVATFRARGRIPVLSWLHPQSQAAVVRSGQPMSGVSGKRCRDDEKLLQAVMDANAQSHKLFIFDARPSSNATANKMKGGGYESEDAYQNAELVFLDIHNIHVMRESLRKLKEVVYPNIEESHWLSNLKATHWLEHIKVILAGAVKMAEKVECSKTSVVIHCSDGWDRTAQLSSLCMLMLDSHFRTIRGFQILIEKEWVSYGHRFQQRVGHGDQNHTDADRSPIFLQFIDCVWQITQQFPAAFEFNEYFLLTLLDHLYSCLFGTFLFNSEQQRVTEEAQKRTVSLWSFINSQWEEFVNPLYVHYDTHVLFPSVSIRHLQLWTSYYIRWNPRLRPQEPLHQRYKELLAKKAELQKRMEELQREVVNRASASPERAGSPTVPAPTINTFI, from the exons aTGGAGGAGTGCAGCAGTGATGAGAGTTTAAACTCCAGGCAGCTCAGCGCTCACAGCCTCAGCAG TAGCAGCAGGTCTCGCTCAGAGCGCTGTTCCCCTGCCAGAACCCCCACAGCCCCCATTTCTGATCCAGACATCTCCACACCTCTCAGCCAG GTGAGAGGGAAAACACCTGCTAAG gaTCATTTGGAGTTATTAGTGAATGAAGTTGTAGAGATtgaga cGAAAGATGTGACCTACATTTGTCCGTTTGTGGGAGCTGTGCGAGgcacactgaccatcaccaaCTACAGACTGTTCTTCAGATCCGTCACCCgg gagcctgtgtttgtgttggaTCTCCCTCTTGGGGTGATCAGCAAAGTTGAGAAGATTGGAGGAGCCTCCAATAGAGGAGACGTCTCATACGGCCTCATctgcaag gacatgAGGAACCTGCGGTTTGTCCATAAGCAACCGGACGACTCATTaaagaaatcagtgtttgatgTGATGAGCAAGTTTGCCTTCCCACTGTCCAACAACCTG tctCTGTTTGCATTTGAGTATAATCAGGTTTTCCCAGAGAACGGCTGGAAAGTTTTTGATGCTTTAGCGGAGTACAAGAGAcag ggtcTGCCCAATGAGAGTTGGAGGATCTCTAAGGTGAATGATCGTTATGAGTTGTGTGACTCGTATCCCGCTGCACTGGTTGTCCCGGTAACCGTTACTGACGATGAACTGCGACGTGTTGCGACCTTCAGGGCCAGAGGTCGTATTCCG gtgttgtcATGGCTGCACCCTCAGAGTCAGGCTGCAGTGGTACGGTCGGGACAGCCCATGTCTGGTGTGAGTGGGAAACGCTGTAGAGATGATGAGAAGCTGCTGCAGGCTGTCATGGACGCCAACGCACAGTCTCACAAACTGTTCATCTTTGATGCACGTCCCAGCAGTAACGCCACAGCAAACAag atgaAGGGAGGAGGGTATGAGAGTGAAGATGCTTATCAGAACGCTGAGCTCGTCTTCCTCGATATACACAACATTCATGTGATGCGTGAGTCACTACGGAAACTAAAGGAGGTGGTCTATCCCAACATCGAGGAATCCCATTGGCTGTCCAACCTCAAAGCCACTCATTGGCTGGAGCACATCAAG gtgataTTAGCAGGTGCAGTGAAGATGGCGGAGAAGGTGGAGTGCAGTAAGACGTCTGTGGTGATCCACTGCAGTGACGGTTGGGACAGAACCGCTCagctctcctctctctgcatgCTGATGCTCGACTCACACTTTAGAACCATCCGGGGATTCCAGATCCTCATCGAGAAGGAGTGGGTGAGCTATGGACACCGCTTCCAGCAg aggGTGGGTCATGGTGATCAGAACCACACCGATGCTGACCGCTCACCCATCTTCCTGCAATTCATTGACTGTGTATGGCAGATAACACAGCAG ttcccTGCAGCGTTTGAATTTAATGAGTACTTCCTTTTGACGTTGCTGGATCACCTGTACAGCTGTCTGTTTGGGACCTTCCTGTTTAACTCTGAACAGCAGAGAGTCACTgag gaggcaCAGAAGCGCACAGTGTCTTTGTGGTCATTCATTAACAGTCAGTGGGAGGAGTTTGTGAATCCTTTGTACGTTCACTACGACACACATGTGTTGTTTCCTTCCGTCTCTATCCGACACTTACAGCTGTGGACCTCCTACTACATCCGCTGGAACCCCCGCCTCAGACCACAg GAGCCGTTGCACCAGCGATATAAAGAGTTGCTTGCGAAGAAGGCGGAGCTTCAGAAACGCATGGAGGAGCTTCAGCGTGAAGTAGTGAATCGTGCATCTGCATCTCCTGAGAGGGCCGGGTCGCCCACTGTCCCCGCCCCTACTATAAACACCTTCATATGA
- the mtmr2 gene encoding myotubularin-related protein 2 isoform X2: MEECSSDESLNSRQLSAHSLSSSRSRSERCSPARTPTAPISDPDISTPLSQVRGKTPAKDHLELLVNEVVEIETKDVTYICPFVGAVRGTLTITNYRLFFRSVTREPVFVLDLPLGVISKVEKIGGASNRGDVSYGLICKDMRNLRFVHKQPDDSLKKSVFDVMSKFAFPLSNNLSLFAFEYNQVFPENGWKVFDALAEYKRQGLPNESWRISKVNDRYELCDSYPAALVVPVTVTDDELRRVATFRARGRIPVLSWLHPQSQAAVVRSGQPMSGVSGKRCRDDEKLLQAVMDANAQSHKLFIFDARPSSNATANKMKGGGYESEDAYQNAELVFLDIHNIHVMRESLRKLKEVVYPNIEESHWLSNLKATHWLEHIKVILAGAVKMAEKVECSKTSVVIHCSDGWDRTAQLSSLCMLMLDSHFRTIRGFQILIEKEWVSYGHRFQQRVGHGDQNHTDADRSPIFLQFIDCVWQITQQFPAAFEFNEYFLLTLLDHLYSCLFGTFLFNSEQQRVTEEAQKRTVSLWSFINSQWEEFVNPLYVHYDTHVLFPSVSIRHLQLWTSYYIRWNPRLRPQEPLHQRYKELLAKKAELQKRMEELQREVVNRASASPERAGSPTVPAPTINTFI; the protein is encoded by the exons aTGGAGGAGTGCAGCAGTGATGAGAGTTTAAACTCCAGGCAGCTCAGCGCTCACAGCCTCAGCAG CAGCAGGTCTCGCTCAGAGCGCTGTTCCCCTGCCAGAACCCCCACAGCCCCCATTTCTGATCCAGACATCTCCACACCTCTCAGCCAG GTGAGAGGGAAAACACCTGCTAAG gaTCATTTGGAGTTATTAGTGAATGAAGTTGTAGAGATtgaga cGAAAGATGTGACCTACATTTGTCCGTTTGTGGGAGCTGTGCGAGgcacactgaccatcaccaaCTACAGACTGTTCTTCAGATCCGTCACCCgg gagcctgtgtttgtgttggaTCTCCCTCTTGGGGTGATCAGCAAAGTTGAGAAGATTGGAGGAGCCTCCAATAGAGGAGACGTCTCATACGGCCTCATctgcaag gacatgAGGAACCTGCGGTTTGTCCATAAGCAACCGGACGACTCATTaaagaaatcagtgtttgatgTGATGAGCAAGTTTGCCTTCCCACTGTCCAACAACCTG tctCTGTTTGCATTTGAGTATAATCAGGTTTTCCCAGAGAACGGCTGGAAAGTTTTTGATGCTTTAGCGGAGTACAAGAGAcag ggtcTGCCCAATGAGAGTTGGAGGATCTCTAAGGTGAATGATCGTTATGAGTTGTGTGACTCGTATCCCGCTGCACTGGTTGTCCCGGTAACCGTTACTGACGATGAACTGCGACGTGTTGCGACCTTCAGGGCCAGAGGTCGTATTCCG gtgttgtcATGGCTGCACCCTCAGAGTCAGGCTGCAGTGGTACGGTCGGGACAGCCCATGTCTGGTGTGAGTGGGAAACGCTGTAGAGATGATGAGAAGCTGCTGCAGGCTGTCATGGACGCCAACGCACAGTCTCACAAACTGTTCATCTTTGATGCACGTCCCAGCAGTAACGCCACAGCAAACAag atgaAGGGAGGAGGGTATGAGAGTGAAGATGCTTATCAGAACGCTGAGCTCGTCTTCCTCGATATACACAACATTCATGTGATGCGTGAGTCACTACGGAAACTAAAGGAGGTGGTCTATCCCAACATCGAGGAATCCCATTGGCTGTCCAACCTCAAAGCCACTCATTGGCTGGAGCACATCAAG gtgataTTAGCAGGTGCAGTGAAGATGGCGGAGAAGGTGGAGTGCAGTAAGACGTCTGTGGTGATCCACTGCAGTGACGGTTGGGACAGAACCGCTCagctctcctctctctgcatgCTGATGCTCGACTCACACTTTAGAACCATCCGGGGATTCCAGATCCTCATCGAGAAGGAGTGGGTGAGCTATGGACACCGCTTCCAGCAg aggGTGGGTCATGGTGATCAGAACCACACCGATGCTGACCGCTCACCCATCTTCCTGCAATTCATTGACTGTGTATGGCAGATAACACAGCAG ttcccTGCAGCGTTTGAATTTAATGAGTACTTCCTTTTGACGTTGCTGGATCACCTGTACAGCTGTCTGTTTGGGACCTTCCTGTTTAACTCTGAACAGCAGAGAGTCACTgag gaggcaCAGAAGCGCACAGTGTCTTTGTGGTCATTCATTAACAGTCAGTGGGAGGAGTTTGTGAATCCTTTGTACGTTCACTACGACACACATGTGTTGTTTCCTTCCGTCTCTATCCGACACTTACAGCTGTGGACCTCCTACTACATCCGCTGGAACCCCCGCCTCAGACCACAg GAGCCGTTGCACCAGCGATATAAAGAGTTGCTTGCGAAGAAGGCGGAGCTTCAGAAACGCATGGAGGAGCTTCAGCGTGAAGTAGTGAATCGTGCATCTGCATCTCCTGAGAGGGCCGGGTCGCCCACTGTCCCCGCCCCTACTATAAACACCTTCATATGA
- the mtmr2 gene encoding myotubularin-related protein 2 isoform X5: MNEDHDIHTASNHNHITSYYQSPHTPQILLHGIRNDHLELLVNEVVEIETKDVTYICPFVGAVRGTLTITNYRLFFRSVTREPVFVLDLPLGVISKVEKIGGASNRGDVSYGLICKDMRNLRFVHKQPDDSLKKSVFDVMSKFAFPLSNNLSLFAFEYNQVFPENGWKVFDALAEYKRQGLPNESWRISKVNDRYELCDSYPAALVVPVTVTDDELRRVATFRARGRIPVLSWLHPQSQAAVVRSGQPMSGVSGKRCRDDEKLLQAVMDANAQSHKLFIFDARPSSNATANKMKGGGYESEDAYQNAELVFLDIHNIHVMRESLRKLKEVVYPNIEESHWLSNLKATHWLEHIKVILAGAVKMAEKVECSKTSVVIHCSDGWDRTAQLSSLCMLMLDSHFRTIRGFQILIEKEWVSYGHRFQQRVGHGDQNHTDADRSPIFLQFIDCVWQITQQFPAAFEFNEYFLLTLLDHLYSCLFGTFLFNSEQQRVTEEAQKRTVSLWSFINSQWEEFVNPLYVHYDTHVLFPSVSIRHLQLWTSYYIRWNPRLRPQEPLHQRYKELLAKKAELQKRMEELQREVVNRASASPERAGSPTVPAPTINTFI; this comes from the exons ATGAATGAGGATCATGACATTCACACTGCATCAAATCACAACCACATCACCTCATACTACCAAAGTCCTCATACACCCCAAATATTACTTCATGggattagaaat gaTCATTTGGAGTTATTAGTGAATGAAGTTGTAGAGATtgaga cGAAAGATGTGACCTACATTTGTCCGTTTGTGGGAGCTGTGCGAGgcacactgaccatcaccaaCTACAGACTGTTCTTCAGATCCGTCACCCgg gagcctgtgtttgtgttggaTCTCCCTCTTGGGGTGATCAGCAAAGTTGAGAAGATTGGAGGAGCCTCCAATAGAGGAGACGTCTCATACGGCCTCATctgcaag gacatgAGGAACCTGCGGTTTGTCCATAAGCAACCGGACGACTCATTaaagaaatcagtgtttgatgTGATGAGCAAGTTTGCCTTCCCACTGTCCAACAACCTG tctCTGTTTGCATTTGAGTATAATCAGGTTTTCCCAGAGAACGGCTGGAAAGTTTTTGATGCTTTAGCGGAGTACAAGAGAcag ggtcTGCCCAATGAGAGTTGGAGGATCTCTAAGGTGAATGATCGTTATGAGTTGTGTGACTCGTATCCCGCTGCACTGGTTGTCCCGGTAACCGTTACTGACGATGAACTGCGACGTGTTGCGACCTTCAGGGCCAGAGGTCGTATTCCG gtgttgtcATGGCTGCACCCTCAGAGTCAGGCTGCAGTGGTACGGTCGGGACAGCCCATGTCTGGTGTGAGTGGGAAACGCTGTAGAGATGATGAGAAGCTGCTGCAGGCTGTCATGGACGCCAACGCACAGTCTCACAAACTGTTCATCTTTGATGCACGTCCCAGCAGTAACGCCACAGCAAACAag atgaAGGGAGGAGGGTATGAGAGTGAAGATGCTTATCAGAACGCTGAGCTCGTCTTCCTCGATATACACAACATTCATGTGATGCGTGAGTCACTACGGAAACTAAAGGAGGTGGTCTATCCCAACATCGAGGAATCCCATTGGCTGTCCAACCTCAAAGCCACTCATTGGCTGGAGCACATCAAG gtgataTTAGCAGGTGCAGTGAAGATGGCGGAGAAGGTGGAGTGCAGTAAGACGTCTGTGGTGATCCACTGCAGTGACGGTTGGGACAGAACCGCTCagctctcctctctctgcatgCTGATGCTCGACTCACACTTTAGAACCATCCGGGGATTCCAGATCCTCATCGAGAAGGAGTGGGTGAGCTATGGACACCGCTTCCAGCAg aggGTGGGTCATGGTGATCAGAACCACACCGATGCTGACCGCTCACCCATCTTCCTGCAATTCATTGACTGTGTATGGCAGATAACACAGCAG ttcccTGCAGCGTTTGAATTTAATGAGTACTTCCTTTTGACGTTGCTGGATCACCTGTACAGCTGTCTGTTTGGGACCTTCCTGTTTAACTCTGAACAGCAGAGAGTCACTgag gaggcaCAGAAGCGCACAGTGTCTTTGTGGTCATTCATTAACAGTCAGTGGGAGGAGTTTGTGAATCCTTTGTACGTTCACTACGACACACATGTGTTGTTTCCTTCCGTCTCTATCCGACACTTACAGCTGTGGACCTCCTACTACATCCGCTGGAACCCCCGCCTCAGACCACAg GAGCCGTTGCACCAGCGATATAAAGAGTTGCTTGCGAAGAAGGCGGAGCTTCAGAAACGCATGGAGGAGCTTCAGCGTGAAGTAGTGAATCGTGCATCTGCATCTCCTGAGAGGGCCGGGTCGCCCACTGTCCCCGCCCCTACTATAAACACCTTCATATGA